From a single Rutidosis leptorrhynchoides isolate AG116_Rl617_1_P2 chromosome 5, CSIRO_AGI_Rlap_v1, whole genome shotgun sequence genomic region:
- the LOC139847563 gene encoding uncharacterized protein, protein MALVTHQVQGSYALPRPIPSKRGIESNKFLAIFPIVKRTDILLLKHRSCLCIKVPESKRTSLKISSFKGNVQNDESGGREKGSKSTKNPVRLSYVPQDHKETSAESSKVKNSHATPTSNMDETTAGSQAIQYLFKSWLTLLRTPSSQSQIPNETLEEEEEETSTNTTLETNSKIQNSGRSVILKAFWRGFLGLDPAIKIPAMIFIPMYLAVNMKYGPDVAKELTPLWIFGPLLVALYIKIVQGLCLLYIYSFKQSVKLVKNLPVYYDYVVSGKLKETIHVRLWQPVVDFRNLGYKGIWKHVQEWIVDKYLDYIESIWPHYCKLIRFLKRANFI, encoded by the exons ATGGCATTAGTGACCCACCAGGTTCAG GGTTCATATGCTCTTCCGAGACCTATACCTTCGAAGAGAGGGATTGAATCAAATAAATTTTTAGCAATATTTCCAATCGTTAAGAGGACAGATATTCTTTTATTGAAGCATCGATCTTGTTTATG TATCAAGGTACCTGAATCAAAGAGGACatcattaaaaatatcatcttttaaAGGAAACGTTCAGAACGATGAATCGGGTGGCCGTGAGAAAGGGTCTAAGTCAACAAAGAATCCTGTCAGACTTTCGTATGTGCCGCAAGATCACAAAGAAACTTCAGCTGAATCATCAAAGGTGAAGAACAGTCATGCAACGCCTACGTCTAATATGGATGAGACGACTGCAGGGTCTCAAGCTATACAATATTTGTTTAAAAGCTGGTTGACTTTGTTACGAACACCATCTTCACAAAGTCAAATACCGAATGAAACattggaggaggaggaggaggagacgTCTACTAATACAACCttggaaacgaatagcaagatccaAAACAGTGGAAGAAGTGTGATTTTAAAAGCATTTTGGCGTGGATTTTTGGGTCTGGATCCAGCAATAAAGATACCTGCAATGATATT CATACCGATGTACCTGGCGGTCAATATGAAGTACGGACCTGATGTCGCTAAGGAGCTGACTCCTTTATGGATATTTGGACCGTTGCTTGTGGCGCTTTACATCAAGATCGTACAAGGGTTATGTTTACTCTACATTTACAGCTTCAAGCAGTCCGTGAAATTGGTAAAAAACTTGCCCGTGTATTATGATTATGTTGTTAGTGGAAAACTGAAAGAAACTATACATGTTCGTCTATGGCAACCCGTGGTTGACTTTAGGAACTTAGGATATAAAGGAATATGGAAACACGTTCAAGAATGGATCGTTGATAAGTATTTGGATTACATCGAATCAATATGGCCCCATTATTGCAAATTGATCAGGTTTCTGAAGCGGGCCAATTTCATCTAG
- the LOC139846904 gene encoding homeobox protein knotted-1-like 6 isoform X2, protein MMEEMYGIINYQQQQQVTQSADHAFNDHQRNQRTVPMLFGSGSSIRTTSGHNNNNDKLADELEDDLSSANRAKIMSHPLYPKLLQAYIACQKVGAPPDIANLFDELFRDNDFRRRSSVCSCLGDDPELDEFMETYCDILGKYRSDLARPFDEATTFLSNMQTQLTNLCKGASINYNTDESVERSEDDVSRTETEVQQSKWSNEDRSLKDTLLRKYSKYISSLKHEFSNKKKKGKLPKEARQMLLDWWNIHYRWPYPTEADKIALAESTGLDQKQINNWFINQRKRHWKPSENMQFAVMDGLCGSYLVNN, encoded by the exons ATGATGGAAGAAATGTACGGAATAATTaattatcaacaacaacaacaagttaCACAGTCCGCAGATCACGCTTTCAACGATCATCAGCGTAATCAACGAACGGTCCCGATGTTATTTGGATCCGGCTCCAGTATCCGAACAACTAGCGGTcacaataacaataacgataaatTAGCAGATGAGCTTGAAGATGATCTTTCAAGCGCGAATCGTGCTAAAATTATGTCGCATCCTCTTTATCCTAAGTTGCTTCAAGCTTATATCGCTTGCCAAAAG GTCGGAGCTCCACCAGATATAGCGAATTTGTTTGATGAATTATTTAGAGATAACGATTTCCGTAGAAGATCTAGTGTTTGTTCGTGCTTGGGAGATGATCCAGAGCTGGATGAATTCATG gaaacGTACTGTGATATTTTGGGGAAGTATCGATCGGATTTAGCGCGACCTTTTGATGAAGCAACTACGTTTTTGAGCAATATGCAAACTCAACTTACTAATCTTTGCAAAGGAGCTTCTATAAACTACAACACAG ATGAAAGTGTAGAGCGTTCGGAAGATGATGTTAGTAGAACGGAAACAGAAGTGCAGCAATCCAAGTGGTCAAACGAAGATCGATCTCTCAAGGATACACTTTTACGCAAATACAGTAAATATATAAGTTCCTTGAAGCATGAATTCTCAAACAAGAAGAAAAAAGGAAAACTACCCAAAGAAGCAAGACAAATGTTGCTTGATTGGTGGAACATTCACTACAGATGGCCTTATCCAACt GAAGCAGACAAGATTGCGCTGGCAGAATCAACGGGGTTGGATCAAAAACAGATAAACAATTGGTTCATAAATCAAAGGAAACGGCATTGGAAACCTTCAGAGAATATGCAGTTTGCAGTAATGGATGGTCTTTGCGGGTCATATCTTGTCAACAATTGA
- the LOC139846904 gene encoding homeobox protein knotted-1-like 6 isoform X1, whose product MMEEMYGIINYQQQQQVTQSADHAFNDHQRNQRTVPMLFGSGSSIRTTSGHNNNNDKLADELEDDLSSANRAKIMSHPLYPKLLQAYIACQKVGAPPDIANLFDELFRDNDFRRRSSVCSCLGDDPELDEFMETYCDILGKYRSDLARPFDEATTFLSNMQTQLTNLCKGASINYNTVDESVERSEDDVSRTETEVQQSKWSNEDRSLKDTLLRKYSKYISSLKHEFSNKKKKGKLPKEARQMLLDWWNIHYRWPYPTEADKIALAESTGLDQKQINNWFINQRKRHWKPSENMQFAVMDGLCGSYLVNN is encoded by the exons ATGATGGAAGAAATGTACGGAATAATTaattatcaacaacaacaacaagttaCACAGTCCGCAGATCACGCTTTCAACGATCATCAGCGTAATCAACGAACGGTCCCGATGTTATTTGGATCCGGCTCCAGTATCCGAACAACTAGCGGTcacaataacaataacgataaatTAGCAGATGAGCTTGAAGATGATCTTTCAAGCGCGAATCGTGCTAAAATTATGTCGCATCCTCTTTATCCTAAGTTGCTTCAAGCTTATATCGCTTGCCAAAAG GTCGGAGCTCCACCAGATATAGCGAATTTGTTTGATGAATTATTTAGAGATAACGATTTCCGTAGAAGATCTAGTGTTTGTTCGTGCTTGGGAGATGATCCAGAGCTGGATGAATTCATG gaaacGTACTGTGATATTTTGGGGAAGTATCGATCGGATTTAGCGCGACCTTTTGATGAAGCAACTACGTTTTTGAGCAATATGCAAACTCAACTTACTAATCTTTGCAAAGGAGCTTCTATAAACTACAACACAG TAGATGAAAGTGTAGAGCGTTCGGAAGATGATGTTAGTAGAACGGAAACAGAAGTGCAGCAATCCAAGTGGTCAAACGAAGATCGATCTCTCAAGGATACACTTTTACGCAAATACAGTAAATATATAAGTTCCTTGAAGCATGAATTCTCAAACAAGAAGAAAAAAGGAAAACTACCCAAAGAAGCAAGACAAATGTTGCTTGATTGGTGGAACATTCACTACAGATGGCCTTATCCAACt GAAGCAGACAAGATTGCGCTGGCAGAATCAACGGGGTTGGATCAAAAACAGATAAACAATTGGTTCATAAATCAAAGGAAACGGCATTGGAAACCTTCAGAGAATATGCAGTTTGCAGTAATGGATGGTCTTTGCGGGTCATATCTTGTCAACAATTGA